The Athene noctua chromosome 3, bAthNoc1.hap1.1, whole genome shotgun sequence genome includes a region encoding these proteins:
- the ECHDC3 gene encoding enoyl-CoA hydratase domain-containing protein 3, mitochondrial, with protein sequence MAAARLARLRGPLAAAFSSAAAAGAGGPPRPGSLPPPGKLTVRRQAGGVRNIILNNPRKRNALSLSMLQSLREDLLHDVKSKDLRVIIISAEGPVFCSGHDLKELSSEDDVKHHSQVFEICAEVMTLIQKLPVPVIAKVNGLATAAGCQLVASCDIAVASEKSQFATPGVNIGLFCSTPAVALGRSLPRKVALEMLFTGEPLSAQEALMHGLVSKVVPEDKLEEETMKISHKICESSKSVLALGKATFYRQMTQDLDTAYRMTTQVMVDNLTLRDGQEGIEAFIQKRKPVWSHSQDEKK encoded by the exons ATGGCCGCCGCCCGCCTGGCCCGGCTCAGGGGGCCGCTGGCCGCCGCCTTCAgcagcgccgcggcggcgggagccggggggccgccccggcccgggTCGCTGCCCCCGCCCGGGAAGCTGACGGTCCGGCGGCAGGCGGGGGGCGTCCG GAACATTATCTTGAACAACCCGAGGAAGAGAAACGCCCTGTCCCTCTCCATGCTGCAGTCCCTCAGGGAGGACCTGCTGCACGACGTCAAAAGCAAAGACCTCCGAGTTATCATCATCTCAG CTGAAGGACCTGTATTTTGTTCTGGCCATGATTTAAAGGAACTGTCAAGTGAAGATGATGTGAAGCATCATTCCCAAGTGTTTGAAATCTGTGCAGAG GTTATGACTTTAATCCAGAAACTTCCAGTACCAGTGATTGCTAAAGTAAACGGCTTGGCTACAGCAGCCGGCTGTCAGCTTGTGGCAAGCTGTGACATTGCAGTGGCAAGTGAGAAATCTCAATTTGCTACTCCTGGAGTAAACATTGGACTGTTCTGCTCCACACCAGCTGTGGCCTTGGGCAGGTCTCTTCCAAGAAAG GTGGCATTAGAGATGCTTTTCACGGGTGAACCTCTTTCTGCCCAAGAAGCATTAATGCACGGGCTTGTCAGCAAGGTGGTACCAGAAGACAAGCTGGAAGAAGAGACCATGAAAATCTCTCACAAGATATGCGAAAGCAGCAAATCTGTCCTGGCATTGGGGAAGGCCACCTTTTACAGACAAATGACACAGGACCTCGATACTGCTTACAGAATGACTACTCAGGTCATGGTAGACAATTTGACTTTGAGAGATGGACAGGAAGGTATTGAAGCCTTCATTCAGAAGCGTAAGCCTGTCTGGTCACATTCTCAGGATGAGAAGAAATGA